A stretch of the Paenibacillus dendritiformis genome encodes the following:
- a CDS encoding cation diffusion facilitator family transporter has translation MTTDRFARAEAGAWLGIIGNLLLALLKGIAGFFAGSQALIADAWHSASDVAGSGAVLVGLKAAKRPPDKDHPYGHGKAESIAAIIVSVLLLVVGLELAVSAVKSVWQGQMDIPKWYALAAIMASIVVKEAMFQYKFRLGKRLSSQALIANAWEHRSDVYSSIAALIGVGAAMLGGMYHIEWLLYLDPAAGFIVALLVLQMGTRLVKEAIHSTMDHVLHDEEANPLIRAVQSVNGVITVDNLRAREHGHYVIVDVKISVNPRISVAEGHAIAKRVKNHLMQRFLHVADVFVHVNPFDTGNPYRIPETDGESTLLQ, from the coding sequence ATGACGACCGATCGGTTTGCAAGGGCCGAGGCAGGGGCATGGCTGGGCATTATCGGCAATCTGCTGCTCGCCCTGCTCAAAGGGATCGCCGGCTTCTTCGCGGGGAGCCAGGCGCTCATTGCGGATGCTTGGCACTCCGCCTCGGATGTGGCTGGATCCGGCGCCGTCCTTGTCGGCTTGAAGGCAGCGAAGCGCCCTCCGGACAAGGATCATCCATATGGACACGGCAAAGCGGAATCCATCGCGGCCATTATCGTCTCGGTGCTGCTGCTCGTCGTCGGGCTGGAGCTCGCCGTCTCGGCCGTGAAATCGGTATGGCAAGGGCAGATGGATATCCCGAAATGGTACGCTCTCGCCGCGATAATGGCGTCTATCGTGGTGAAGGAAGCGATGTTCCAGTACAAGTTCCGGCTGGGCAAGCGCTTATCGTCGCAAGCTCTGATTGCGAACGCGTGGGAGCATCGTTCCGATGTCTATTCCTCCATCGCGGCGCTGATCGGGGTCGGAGCCGCGATGCTCGGCGGGATGTATCATATTGAATGGCTGTTGTATCTGGATCCGGCAGCCGGATTTATCGTGGCGCTTCTTGTGCTGCAGATGGGAACAAGATTGGTGAAGGAAGCGATTCACTCGACGATGGATCATGTTCTTCATGATGAAGAAGCGAATCCGCTTATCCGGGCCGTCCAGTCGGTCAACGGCGTCATTACCGTCGACAATCTGCGTGCGCGGGAGCATGGCCATTATGTTATCGTCGATGTTAAAATCAGTGTAAACCCCCGCATATCGGTGGCGGAAGGCCATGCGATTGCGAAGCGGGTCAAAAATCATTTAATGCAGCGTTTTTTGCATGTGGCCGATGTTTTTGTCCATGTGAACCCGTTCGACACCGGCAATCCGTACCGGATTCCGGAGACCGACGGAGAGTCAACGCTGCTGCAATGA
- a CDS encoding DUF421 domain-containing protein produces the protein MEVWTLVLRTILMYIVVFVVLRLMGKREIGKLSVFDVVISIMIAEIAVFVIEDSKKPLWQGLVPIIVLIIIQISVAYIALKSQWIRHLFDGKPSIIIKNGQLDRPEMARQRYNLDDLMQQLREQGVDNIGDVRYAILEANGKLTVFLRQDSDTPAAEEAQNGAQQSGGILEEDYAGDAKGPGPVTPGRSASSAGGRKKAKKQRPALRKPERYHFTTLPLPLIMDGKVQDHNLSVINKTRFWLKNELNLKGVNEFKDVFFCSIDHRGHLFVDRKHK, from the coding sequence ATGGAAGTCTGGACTCTCGTATTGCGCACGATCCTGATGTATATTGTTGTCTTCGTCGTGCTTCGTCTGATGGGCAAAAGAGAGATCGGCAAGCTGTCCGTCTTCGATGTCGTCATCTCCATCATGATTGCGGAGATTGCGGTCTTTGTCATCGAAGACAGCAAGAAGCCGTTATGGCAAGGGCTTGTCCCGATCATCGTTCTTATCATCATTCAGATCAGCGTGGCTTACATAGCCTTGAAAAGCCAATGGATTCGGCACTTGTTCGATGGCAAGCCGAGCATTATTATCAAGAACGGCCAGCTTGACCGCCCAGAGATGGCCCGGCAGCGCTACAATCTCGACGACCTGATGCAGCAGCTCCGCGAGCAGGGCGTGGATAATATCGGGGATGTCCGCTATGCGATCCTGGAGGCGAACGGCAAGCTGACCGTATTCCTGAGACAGGACTCGGATACCCCTGCCGCCGAGGAAGCCCAGAACGGCGCCCAGCAATCGGGCGGCATTTTGGAGGAGGATTACGCGGGGGATGCGAAAGGCCCCGGTCCGGTTACCCCCGGCCGCTCAGCCTCCTCGGCGGGCGGCCGGAAGAAGGCCAAAAAGCAGCGCCCCGCCTTGCGCAAGCCGGAGCGTTACCATTTCACGACACTGCCGCTGCCGCTGATTATGGATGGCAAGGTGCAGGATCATAACCTGTCGGTCATCAATAAGACGCGCTTCTGGTTGAAGAACGAGCTTAATTTGAAAGGCGTCAACGAATTTAAAGACGTTTTTTTCTGTTCCATCGATCATCGGGGCCATTTATTTGTGGATCGGAAGCACAAGTAG
- the recJ gene encoding single-stranded-DNA-specific exonuclease RecJ: protein MLHPRSRWICSDVPDTGIEQLAQEARVSKLVARMLAVRGIADAEQAHRFLHADIDEMHDPYLLAGMEDAVERIRAALAKRERIRIYGDYDADGVSSTSLMIYLMRRLEADFDYYIPHRANEGYGLNKAALEDAKACGVTLVVTVDTGISAVEEIAYARELGIDIVVTDHHEPPEQLPDACALVNPKLPYCPYPFKGLAGVGVAFKLAHALLGRIPEEWLELAAIGTVADLMPLLDENRILVRAALQRMKRSRYAGIRALLQVCSIDPKEVTSTHIAFSMAPRINASGRLEHADIAVRLLTAEDDAAAEAFAWELDRLNKERQKIVDGIVKEAEAQLAEKMEDTGEPPHVIVLAAEGWNVGVIGIVASKILEKYYRPTFVLGIDGETGLCKGSARSIPGFDLYEAMQSCGGLFEHYGGHQAAAGMTIQADKLAELERRLQQIAEGILTEEHFVPCVEVDAECGLNEIPLEVIEQLEQLAPFGMGNPSPRVVIRNARVREIRTMGKEGQHLKLMLSQDRATLDAVAFHRGSLARRIASDVKADVLGELSVNEWNGRRRPQLFMQDIRIQERQLFDLRGIPDAWETAVQLARILEQDGDGASVLVTTREQAGVHAAETFAWLYSDEEDGPVVVPGAWRGDDPFIAAMSERVREMVLFGMPPSEQDWRRLTRQLRHMERLHVVLPREPIGGRLHMPTRDRIKRAYAELRRVHTWTNEPEPMRSLAKRVNLSLREFMLLLDMFKELQFLTCTHHRHTTSFEMAAQPAKTSLEASQRYRDWAAAAAWEQRWYEPATEAFAAWLWSCWDEARDVSLLRRSSDGF, encoded by the coding sequence ATGCTTCATCCACGCTCCCGGTGGATCTGCTCTGACGTGCCGGATACCGGCATCGAGCAGCTGGCCCAGGAAGCCCGGGTCTCGAAGCTGGTCGCCCGTATGCTGGCCGTACGGGGGATTGCAGACGCAGAGCAGGCGCACCGGTTTTTGCATGCGGATATAGATGAGATGCACGATCCATATTTATTGGCGGGAATGGAAGACGCCGTGGAGCGAATCCGGGCAGCGCTGGCGAAGCGCGAGCGCATTCGCATTTATGGCGATTACGATGCGGACGGAGTCTCAAGCACATCGCTAATGATTTATTTGATGCGCCGCCTGGAGGCGGATTTCGATTATTATATTCCGCACCGGGCCAACGAAGGGTACGGGCTGAACAAAGCGGCGCTGGAAGATGCGAAGGCATGCGGCGTCACCCTCGTCGTAACGGTCGATACCGGGATAAGCGCCGTGGAAGAAATCGCTTATGCCCGCGAGCTCGGAATCGACATCGTGGTAACCGATCACCATGAGCCTCCGGAGCAGCTTCCGGACGCCTGCGCCCTGGTCAATCCGAAGCTGCCTTACTGCCCTTATCCGTTCAAAGGGCTGGCCGGCGTCGGCGTAGCCTTCAAGCTGGCGCACGCGCTGCTCGGACGCATTCCGGAGGAGTGGCTGGAGCTAGCCGCCATCGGAACCGTCGCCGATCTGATGCCGCTGCTGGATGAGAACCGCATTCTCGTGCGGGCGGCTTTGCAGCGGATGAAGCGTTCCCGCTATGCCGGGATTCGGGCGCTGCTTCAAGTGTGCAGCATCGATCCGAAGGAAGTGACCTCGACGCATATCGCCTTCTCGATGGCTCCGCGAATCAATGCCAGCGGCCGGCTCGAACATGCCGACATCGCGGTCCGGCTGCTGACGGCGGAAGACGACGCGGCGGCCGAGGCGTTCGCCTGGGAGCTGGATCGGTTGAACAAGGAGCGGCAGAAGATCGTCGACGGCATCGTCAAGGAAGCGGAGGCGCAGCTGGCGGAGAAAATGGAGGATACGGGCGAGCCTCCCCATGTCATCGTTCTGGCCGCGGAGGGCTGGAATGTCGGCGTCATCGGCATTGTCGCTTCCAAAATTCTCGAAAAATATTACCGCCCGACCTTCGTGCTTGGCATCGATGGCGAGACGGGATTATGCAAGGGCTCGGCCCGTTCGATCCCCGGCTTCGATCTGTACGAGGCGATGCAATCGTGCGGCGGGCTGTTCGAGCATTATGGCGGACATCAGGCCGCGGCAGGCATGACGATTCAGGCGGACAAGCTCGCGGAGCTTGAACGGCGCTTGCAACAGATTGCCGAGGGAATACTGACAGAGGAGCACTTCGTTCCTTGCGTCGAGGTGGACGCGGAATGCGGCTTGAATGAGATCCCGCTGGAAGTCATTGAGCAACTCGAGCAATTGGCCCCGTTCGGCATGGGCAATCCGAGCCCGCGGGTCGTCATCCGGAACGCGCGGGTGCGCGAGATCCGGACGATGGGCAAGGAAGGCCAACATTTGAAGTTGATGTTGAGCCAAGACCGTGCTACATTGGATGCGGTAGCTTTTCACCGGGGAAGCCTGGCCCGGAGGATTGCGAGCGACGTGAAGGCGGATGTGCTGGGCGAACTGTCGGTCAATGAATGGAACGGCCGGCGCAGGCCGCAGCTGTTCATGCAAGATATCCGCATCCAGGAACGGCAGTTGTTCGATCTGCGGGGGATCCCGGATGCTTGGGAGACCGCCGTGCAGCTGGCCCGCATATTGGAGCAGGATGGAGACGGCGCAAGCGTTCTCGTCACGACCCGCGAGCAGGCGGGAGTGCATGCCGCGGAAACCTTCGCGTGGCTGTACAGCGACGAGGAGGACGGACCGGTCGTCGTTCCGGGCGCTTGGCGGGGAGACGATCCGTTCATCGCCGCGATGTCGGAGCGTGTCCGTGAGATGGTGCTGTTCGGGATGCCGCCATCGGAGCAGGATTGGAGGCGGTTAACCCGCCAGCTTCGCCATATGGAACGGCTGCATGTCGTGCTGCCTCGCGAACCGATCGGAGGACGGCTGCATATGCCGACCCGCGATCGAATCAAGCGGGCTTATGCGGAACTGAGACGGGTACATACATGGACCAATGAACCCGAGCCGATGCGGTCGCTGGCCAAGCGCGTTAACCTGTCCCTGCGGGAATTCATGCTGCTGCTCGATATGTTCAAGGAGCTGCAATTTTTAACTTGCACTCATCATAGACATACAACGTCATTCGAAATGGCGGCACAGCCGGCGAAGACCTCGTTGGAAGCTTCCCAACGATACCGGGACTGGGCAGCCGCAGCCGCCTGGGAGCAGCGCTGGTATGAACCGGCGACAGAGGCGTTCGCGGCATGGTTGTGGTCCTGCTGGGACGAAGCCCGCGATGTTTCATTACTTAGGAGGAGTTCAGATGGATTTTAA
- the spoVB gene encoding stage V sporulation protein B — MKKQSFIQGTLILLAAGIVNRILGFIPRVTLPRIIGAEGVGIYQLGYPFLLVIITLITGGVPLAVAKLIAEADSVGDHSRVRRILSVAMKLTVSAGIVFSAACLVLAPWITTRVLTDSRVYYTFLVMTPIIVMVAISAVLRGYFQGMQNMVPTAVSQVTETFIRIVAVIGFAYLFLPYGLEWAAAGAMVGVVVGELGGLLVLVFLIRSARRQKENGAGEFPPDSEQPLQQGYGHKVAPRLLRIALPVTGGKLIGSLSYLLESIAIARSLAAAGVLTAIATAQYGALQGMIIPILTLPGALTYSLAVSLVPSLSEALGRNDIRTIHKRIHQAIRLALVCGAPFAVIMFVLALPLCVLLYNDASVAPMLRWMAPIAVFIYLQAPLQAALQALERPGTALVNTFIGAALKLLLIIQLASQPQLGIYGAIIAICINIVIVTLLHAGSVIRHIQLKMPWLDFLKVGSAMVIMAGCIQAVYVRAPLPESYGLLRFIAGGAAGVIVYLLLLIIMGLIDRDDVTRLPLLRHWLPPKPHRK; from the coding sequence GTGAAGAAGCAGTCATTCATACAGGGAACGCTGATTTTATTGGCCGCAGGCATTGTGAATCGCATACTCGGGTTCATTCCGCGAGTTACTCTTCCGCGCATCATCGGGGCGGAAGGGGTAGGAATTTACCAGCTCGGCTATCCCTTCCTGCTCGTCATCATTACTTTAATTACAGGCGGCGTTCCGCTCGCCGTAGCGAAGCTGATCGCGGAAGCGGACTCTGTCGGCGATCATTCCCGCGTGCGCCGCATTTTATCCGTCGCCATGAAGCTGACCGTGAGCGCGGGCATTGTCTTCTCCGCAGCCTGTCTCGTGCTCGCGCCGTGGATCACCACCCGCGTGCTGACGGATAGCCGGGTGTACTATACGTTCCTCGTCATGACGCCGATCATCGTTATGGTCGCCATCTCCGCGGTGCTGCGCGGCTATTTCCAAGGCATGCAAAATATGGTGCCGACCGCCGTATCGCAAGTGACGGAGACGTTCATCCGCATCGTGGCGGTTATCGGCTTCGCCTATCTGTTCCTCCCTTACGGGCTGGAATGGGCGGCTGCGGGGGCCATGGTCGGCGTCGTCGTGGGCGAGCTCGGAGGGCTGCTCGTGCTCGTCTTCCTGATTCGTTCGGCGCGCAGACAGAAGGAAAATGGCGCCGGAGAGTTCCCTCCGGATTCGGAGCAGCCGCTGCAGCAAGGGTATGGCCATAAGGTGGCTCCCCGCCTGCTCCGCATCGCGCTGCCCGTAACGGGAGGCAAGCTTATCGGCTCGCTCTCCTACCTGCTGGAGTCGATTGCGATCGCCCGCAGCCTGGCGGCGGCCGGGGTTCTCACTGCGATCGCGACGGCGCAGTACGGGGCTCTGCAGGGCATGATTATCCCGATATTGACGCTGCCCGGAGCGCTAACCTACTCCCTCGCCGTCTCTCTCGTGCCCTCGTTATCCGAGGCGCTCGGCCGCAATGACATACGCACGATTCACAAGCGGATCCATCAGGCGATCCGGCTGGCGCTCGTATGCGGCGCCCCGTTCGCCGTCATCATGTTCGTGCTCGCCCTTCCGCTCTGCGTCCTGCTCTATAATGATGCCAGCGTCGCGCCAATGCTCCGGTGGATGGCTCCGATTGCGGTCTTCATTTACTTGCAGGCGCCGCTGCAAGCCGCGCTGCAGGCCCTCGAACGCCCGGGAACCGCCCTCGTCAACACATTCATCGGGGCCGCGCTGAAGCTCCTGCTCATTATTCAGTTGGCTTCCCAGCCCCAGTTGGGCATTTATGGAGCTATTATCGCGATATGCATCAATATTGTCATCGTTACGCTGCTCCATGCGGGAAGCGTTATCCGTCATATTCAGCTGAAGATGCCTTGGCTTGACTTCCTCAAGGTGGGGTCCGCCATGGTGATTATGGCTGGCTGCATTCAGGCGGTCTATGTCCGCGCTCCGCTGCCGGAAAGCTACGGCCTGCTGCGGTTTATCGCTGGAGGGGCTGCGGGGGTCATCGTCTATCTCCTGCTGCTTATTATTATGGGCCTCATCGACCGCGATGATGTGACGCGGCTTCCGCTGCTCCGGCATTGGCTGCCGCCGAAGCCGCATCGCAAATAA
- the secD gene encoding protein translocase subunit SecD yields the protein MKRVLAFLLIVVVSLGVIVWTSPSIVNNIRLGLDLKGGFEILYQASPLESGGKVTNDALKQTAKSLDKRINATGTSEPEITIEGSDRIRVKIADVQNEEEVRKKLKEPAVLTFRSSEGCKDASDYCKIELKGTDFVEGGASVVFDELQRPIVAIKLKDASKFAEITKRLAGLYDPDPTKARNHLAIFMDDTLISDPSVNYEIPGGEATITGQRTKEEANELKDTINLGSLPLKLTEKYSQTVTATLGKLSLEQTVKAGIIGTALILLFMLVIYRLPGVIASVSLILFTWILLIVFWLSEITLTLPGIAAFILGLGMAVDANIITYERIKEELRSGKSIKSAMKAGSKNSFRTIMDANITTIIAGVVMYILGESQVKGFALILMMTVIVSIMTNVFLSRVMLHALVKANVLSKPGYFGVKESEIRAL from the coding sequence ATGAAAAGGGTGTTAGCATTTCTGCTCATCGTTGTCGTATCGCTAGGTGTCATTGTCTGGACTAGCCCTTCGATCGTCAACAACATACGTCTCGGACTCGATCTCAAGGGCGGCTTCGAGATTCTATACCAAGCCTCTCCGCTGGAATCGGGCGGGAAAGTGACTAACGATGCGCTTAAACAGACCGCCAAAAGTCTGGATAAACGGATTAACGCAACCGGAACGAGCGAACCGGAGATTACGATTGAAGGCTCCGACCGGATCCGCGTCAAGATTGCGGACGTTCAGAACGAGGAAGAGGTGCGCAAGAAGCTCAAAGAGCCTGCCGTGCTAACCTTCCGCAGCTCTGAAGGCTGTAAAGACGCGTCCGACTACTGCAAGATTGAACTGAAAGGAACGGACTTCGTCGAGGGCGGAGCCAGCGTCGTATTTGACGAGCTGCAGCGTCCGATCGTCGCGATTAAGCTGAAGGATGCGAGCAAATTCGCCGAAATCACAAAACGTCTCGCCGGTCTGTATGATCCGGATCCGACGAAAGCGCGGAACCATCTGGCGATTTTCATGGATGACACCCTCATCTCCGATCCGTCCGTCAATTATGAGATTCCAGGCGGGGAAGCGACGATTACCGGCCAGCGCACGAAGGAAGAAGCGAACGAGCTGAAGGACACGATCAATCTCGGTTCCTTGCCGCTCAAGCTGACCGAGAAATACTCGCAGACCGTTACGGCTACGCTTGGCAAGCTATCGCTGGAGCAGACAGTGAAGGCCGGAATTATCGGCACGGCGCTGATTCTGTTATTTATGCTTGTCATCTACCGGCTGCCTGGCGTCATTGCCAGCGTCTCGCTGATTCTGTTCACATGGATTCTGCTGATTGTCTTCTGGCTGTCCGAGATTACGCTGACCCTGCCGGGCATTGCGGCTTTCATTCTCGGTCTCGGCATGGCCGTCGACGCGAATATTATTACCTATGAACGGATTAAGGAGGAGCTCCGCAGCGGCAAGTCGATCAAATCCGCGATGAAGGCGGGCTCCAAGAACTCGTTCCGTACGATTATGGACGCGAACATTACGACTATTATTGCCGGCGTCGTCATGTACATTTTGGGCGAGAGCCAAGTCAAGGGCTTTGCGCTCATCCTGATGATGACCGTTATCGTCAGTATTATGACGAACGTATTCCTCTCCCGCGTCATGCTGCATGCGCTGGTCAAAGCGAATGTGCTGTCCAAACCGGGATATTTCGGCGTGAAGGAGAGTGAAATCCGTGCGCTTTAA
- the uraA gene encoding uracil permease yields MQREIQVHEKPAFGPGLLLSIQHMFAMFGSNVLVPNLFHVDPGIVLLMNGLGTIFYLVLCRGLIPAFLGSSFAFISPVTVVLTGNGGSYAQALSGFIVCGIIFVAVALIVKWVGTRWLDVLFPPAAMGAIVAVIGLELVPVAAGMSGFIPSTPGAALDSTAITLACVTLGVTVLGNVLFRGFFKIIPVLIGIITGYVVAYFMGVVSMDPVREAALFKVPTFTFPEFNWTAIAIIVPAALVVVVEHIGHLMVTSNIVGNDLSKNPGLHRSLLGNGLSTVFSGFFGSTPNTTYGENIGVMALTRVYSVYVIGGAAVIAIIMSFFGKVSALIANIPVPVMGGVSLLLFGVIAASGLRVLVDAKVDYGKPKNLLLTTLIIVIGISGATLKLGAVELKGMALATVLGIVLNLFFIIIDKLGMSNEQA; encoded by the coding sequence TTGCAACGCGAAATTCAAGTACATGAAAAACCGGCTTTCGGGCCTGGACTGCTGCTAAGCATTCAACACATGTTCGCCATGTTCGGATCGAACGTGTTGGTGCCGAACCTGTTCCACGTCGATCCGGGCATCGTACTGCTGATGAACGGATTGGGCACCATCTTCTATCTTGTGCTGTGCCGGGGGCTCATCCCAGCCTTTCTCGGATCGAGCTTTGCGTTCATTTCTCCGGTTACAGTCGTTCTTACTGGCAATGGCGGCAGCTACGCCCAAGCGCTCTCCGGCTTCATCGTATGCGGAATCATCTTCGTCGCGGTTGCGCTTATCGTGAAGTGGGTCGGCACTCGCTGGCTGGATGTGCTCTTCCCGCCGGCCGCCATGGGAGCCATCGTCGCGGTCATCGGCCTCGAGCTTGTTCCGGTCGCTGCCGGAATGTCGGGATTTATTCCGTCCACTCCGGGAGCCGCGCTCGATTCGACGGCCATTACGCTGGCCTGCGTCACGCTCGGCGTGACCGTGCTCGGCAACGTGCTCTTTCGCGGGTTCTTCAAAATCATCCCTGTACTTATCGGTATCATTACCGGCTACGTCGTCGCTTATTTCATGGGCGTCGTCAGCATGGATCCGGTCCGGGAGGCCGCGCTGTTCAAAGTGCCGACGTTCACATTCCCTGAATTCAACTGGACGGCGATCGCGATTATCGTGCCTGCGGCACTGGTCGTCGTCGTAGAGCATATCGGCCATTTAATGGTAACCAGCAATATTGTAGGCAATGATCTGTCGAAAAATCCGGGGCTTCACCGCTCTCTGCTCGGCAACGGGCTCTCGACCGTCTTCTCCGGCTTTTTCGGTTCCACCCCGAATACGACATATGGAGAAAACATCGGCGTCATGGCGCTTACCCGTGTCTATTCTGTATATGTTATCGGCGGGGCGGCGGTCATTGCCATCATCATGTCCTTCTTCGGCAAAGTCTCGGCCCTCATCGCCAACATCCCGGTTCCCGTCATGGGCGGCGTCTCCCTGCTGCTGTTCGGGGTAATCGCGGCATCCGGCCTTCGGGTGCTCGTCGATGCCAAGGTCGACTACGGCAAACCGAAAAATCTGCTGCTCACGACGCTGATCATCGTCATCGGCATCAGCGGGGCCACCTTGAAGCTGGGCGCTGTAGAGCTGAAGGGAATGGCGTTGGCCACGGTGCTCGGCATCGTGCTCAATCTGTTCTTCATTATCATCGACAAGCTGGGCATGTCCAACGAGCAAGCCTGA
- the secF gene encoding protein translocase subunit SecF, which produces MRFKGTFNFVHSSKYFFIFSIIITIAGAISLGVLGLNYGVDFSSGTNVDIKLAKPVEKARIEQMLEPYQLKKEPAITMGSDRVTIRFTEVLTEQMENQFKADFKKLDAGASFEINTVDVEIARELQRNALLAVLIASIGIIIYISIRFEWRFAISAVVALLHDAFMVISIFSIFRLEVNLPFIIAVLTIIGYSINDTIVIFDRIRENMRFAKIKNIHDLSHLVNDSIYQTLTRSINTVLTVLVAALCLFIFASESIRMFSLAILVGLAFGAYSSIFIASPLWVVLKSKEKNKSKSPAKPKQA; this is translated from the coding sequence GTGCGCTTTAAAGGAACGTTCAACTTTGTTCATTCCAGCAAATACTTTTTTATTTTCTCGATTATTATTACGATTGCGGGCGCCATCTCGCTCGGCGTGCTCGGCCTGAATTACGGGGTAGACTTCAGCTCGGGCACGAACGTGGACATTAAGCTCGCGAAGCCGGTGGAGAAGGCCCGGATCGAGCAGATGCTGGAGCCGTACCAATTGAAGAAGGAGCCGGCCATTACGATGGGCAGCGACCGGGTGACGATCCGGTTCACGGAAGTGTTGACCGAGCAGATGGAGAACCAGTTCAAGGCCGATTTCAAAAAGCTGGACGCGGGCGCTTCGTTCGAAATCAATACGGTCGATGTCGAGATTGCGCGGGAGCTGCAGCGGAATGCCTTGCTCGCGGTCCTGATCGCGAGCATTGGCATCATTATCTATATCAGCATCCGCTTCGAATGGCGCTTCGCCATCTCGGCGGTCGTCGCCTTGCTGCATGATGCGTTTATGGTTATCAGCATTTTCTCGATTTTCCGGCTTGAGGTCAATCTGCCGTTCATTATCGCGGTGCTGACCATCATCGGGTATTCCATCAACGATACGATCGTTATCTTTGACCGGATCCGCGAGAATATGAGATTTGCCAAGATCAAGAATATTCATGACCTTTCCCATCTCGTGAACGACAGTATTTATCAGACGTTGACCCGTTCCATCAATACGGTGTTGACCGTTCTCGTGGCGGCCCTCTGTCTGTTTATTTTCGCGAGCGAGTCGATCCGCATGTTCTCGCTGGCCATCCTGGTCGGCTTGGCATTCGGCGCTTATTCCTCCATCTTCATCGCGAGCCCGCTGTGGGTCGTCCTGAAGAGCAAGGAGAAGAACAAGTCCAAGTCTCCGGCGAAGCCGAAGCAGGCGTAA
- a CDS encoding adenine phosphoribosyltransferase — MDFKSYIRVIPDFPQPGISFKDITTLLKDGSAYQAAIAAMKQMVEDKQIDLIAGPEARGFVVGAPLALAIGAGFVPIRKSGKLPGETIEAGYALEYGSDKLAMHKDAIKPGQKVLIADDLLATGGTISTSVNLVRQLGGEVVGALFLIELSDLNGRDKLPDIDVRSLVIY; from the coding sequence ATGGATTTTAAATCGTATATTCGGGTCATTCCCGATTTTCCTCAGCCGGGAATCAGCTTCAAGGATATTACGACGCTGCTGAAGGACGGCTCGGCTTATCAAGCCGCGATCGCCGCGATGAAGCAGATGGTCGAGGATAAGCAAATTGATCTGATTGCCGGGCCGGAGGCGCGCGGATTCGTCGTAGGCGCTCCGCTCGCCTTGGCGATCGGGGCCGGGTTCGTTCCGATTCGCAAGAGCGGCAAGCTGCCGGGCGAGACGATCGAAGCCGGCTATGCGCTGGAATACGGCAGCGACAAGCTGGCGATGCATAAGGATGCGATCAAGCCGGGGCAGAAGGTGCTGATTGCCGACGACCTGCTGGCGACCGGCGGCACGATCTCGACGTCCGTCAATCTGGTGCGCCAGCTTGGCGGAGAAGTGGTCGGGGCATTGTTCCTGATCGAGCTGAGCGACCTGAACGGCCGCGACAAGCTGCCGGATATTGATGTCCGTTCCCTGGTGATTTACTGA
- a CDS encoding post-transcriptional regulator codes for MCCESKAEELRLLGYEQVTGKDVWECVSAKYKKEDAEPAMHQVVNDILSLKATQFMNFMTMAAYRGSPFL; via the coding sequence ATGTGCTGTGAGAGCAAGGCGGAGGAACTAAGGCTGCTCGGCTACGAGCAGGTAACGGGGAAGGATGTATGGGAATGCGTCAGCGCGAAGTATAAAAAAGAGGATGCTGAACCGGCCATGCATCAGGTCGTCAATGATATTTTATCTTTGAAAGCAACGCAGTTCATGAACTTTATGACGATGGCGGCTTATCGCGGGTCTCCCTTTTTATAA